Proteins encoded within one genomic window of Gasterosteus aculeatus chromosome 18, fGasAcu3.hap1.1, whole genome shotgun sequence:
- the LOC120808243 gene encoding uncharacterized protein LOC120808243 isoform X6 — protein MTESVEARSSASSTTTMVIDGSNAAAARGPKKTFSDDLHSTFSSPLAWILVLALIITWSCVFVIMFDLVDYKTVSGRPPPLPRKVLKDSGRRGGLSRIGSDPLKAVNDAVEESTNAIGAVLKFVAGLVAPEDEEGNLYAVRKKDSRWLEEEEEEVKIKKAKREFLPSRSKVIEMQVNAIPPVIEIVEEEDEDVGDEEGEEGGEAAGEEEEEEEEEEEYKKEEEEEEEEEEEEEDELDEDEEDYEEEYEEEYDEEYKEYYEEEADEGEEEEEGVEGEEEEEEEEEEAEEEEEEEEEDEEEEGGEEENSDGEGVETAADEEEVEVMAEEEEGEEEEEEAAEGVEEEEEDGEEKKDTNEEEGGEEESNEERVKTAADEEEDELKAEEEMGDDEEQLEAAAEDEGEEEKEPEAVSAEIDDKEEDDDDGDDDGDEEEEEENPDAADEDDVVASEPAAADADDDEVSPEPPSSSSEEEDSAASPDSDVSDSHDEDDEDDDAFTDTSEVSGSALPRDEEDDEDDKLAEGVVTSDSEDELQLHLPPVLAASEDDEDNEDQKPAEEEGLPPLPVEDDDDDIDDEHLDGDVRVAEDAAAAAAAAAAAAADDAADNDDDDDDDDLDQSEDDISVASSDHFADDEDDEEDGDLGDLDDDDKPGEVTEEDHRDDGVDEEEEEEEEEEPVTAFESTDSGVLGDEDDDEEEDIALQTDEETVFSEDISYDTTDDDDDEDIDNSSFELHEHEEEKETLVAAEKDDDDDDDDDEVKFESSEGEDDEQDDDDDDEDNDDDDDVDEVLLAASTAAASTGQQEALKTEADQDDEEEEDPKQAEEQTEEAEAGTTAGALQEDEGEGGGDKEDGDKEPGAGLKRTVDEPEDEQEEDYDEGGEEKASVDVSRPVEEAAVCPCMNSAKAKEPAAETEDRKDAPRRVSAVRRRKEAVKAEEKPTRKGLPRVAVLEPPRTRRLPPPFRAKRAEKTPTKTPKKKTETKKQDDVPESEQEVGPCRPAPVYCPAPPGWYVHHVVTDNPYPPPTMPAPSAPVVTAHPAGAPPLYPQPPLYAHYQPYQPYPPYPPMQPPAWPQAEPGAPVPPGEAPVEPGVQPAAHAESVEQEVKEAASTAGDATASIDKNKAAAAKKEPTLRKEKKSPTGVKKESAVRDKTKPAAKKDAALKEKTKPAAKKEAEAARQLKKSASEEKEAPPARSKVKASVAKRGPEPRPQPTELRSRPEAARRANATSQAKEQKAAGAPSEPDKTRSKLLADKKSRAEKAERKGVREAEEETQVDDNAAAKKKPSQRYFQCIYVPGKSAQYPLRPLTPAVSPAMMTPAIRSMLEQQQRAARTSGQ, from the exons AGGCCTCAGCAGGATCGGCTCGGACCCCCTGAAGGCGGTCAACGACGCCGTGGAGGAGTCCACCAACGCCATCGGCGCCGTGTTGAAGTTCGTGGCCGGCCTGGTCGCTCCGGAAGATGAAGAAG GGAATCTCTACGCCgtgaggaaaaaag ATTCAAGatggttggaggaggaggaggaggaggtgaagattAAGAAAGCAAAAA GAGAATTTCTACCTTCCAGAAGTAAAG TTATTGAGATGCAAGTGAACGCAATACCACCGGTGATCGAaattgtggaggaggaggacgaagatgTGGGAGacgaggaaggagaagagggaggggaggctgctggtgaagaggaggaggaggaggaagaggaggaggagtacaagaaggaggaggaggaggaggaggaggaggaggaggaggaggaggatgaactagacgaggatgaggaggattaTGAGGAGGAGTATGAAGAGGAGTATGATGAGGAATATAAAGAATATTATGAGGAGGAAGCtgatgaaggggaggaggaagaagaaggagtggagggggaggaagaggaagaagaggaagaggaggaagcagaggaggaggaggaggaggaagaagaagacgaggaggaggagggaggagaagaagagaactCAGACGGAGAGGGAGTTGAAACagctgctgatgaagaggaagttgaggtgatggcagaagaagaggagggtgaagaagaggaggaggaagcagcagagggagttgaagaggaggaagaggacggagaagaaaaaaaagacacaaacgaggaggagggaggagaagaggagtcaAATGAAGAGAGAGTTAAAACAGCtgccgatgaagaggaggatgagttGAAGGCAGAAGAGGAGATGGGCGATGATGAAGAACAGTTGGAGGCAGCAGCTGAAGATGAGggtgaagaggagaaggaacCGGAAGCTGTTTCAGCTGAAATTGatgacaaagaagaagatgatgatgatggtgatgatgacggtgatgaagaggaagaagaagagaacccagatgctgctgatgaagatgatgtCGTGGCCTCTGAACCTGCAGCCGCTGATGCTGACGATGATGAAGTTTCTCCtgaacccccctcctcctcctctgaggagGAAGACTCGGCGGCGTCTCCCGATTCTGACGTCTCTGACAGCCACGATGAAGACGACGAAGATGACGACGCATTCACTGACACCTCGGAAGTCAGTGGATCTGCGCTCCCGAGGGACGAAGAAGACGACGAAGACGACAAATTAGCGGAGGGGGTCGTGACGTCagacagcgaggacgagctgcagCTTCATCTTCCTCCCGTTCTCGCAGCCAGTGAGGATGATGAAGACAACGAAGATCAAAAACCTGCTGAGGAGGAAGGTCTTCCTCCTTTACCTGTTGAGGATGACGATGACGACATTGACGATGAACACCTGGACGGAGACGTCCGAGTGGCCgaggacgctgctgctgctgctgctgctgctgctgctgctgctgctgatgatgctgctgataatgatgatgatgatgatgatgatgatctggaccaatcagaggaCGACATCTCCGTCGCCTCCTCTGACCACTTTGCggacgatgaagatgatgaggaagaCGGTGACCTCGGAGACCTCGACGATGACGACAAACCAGGTGAGGTCACTGAAGAAGACCACCGTGACGACGGTgttgacgaagaggaggaggaggaagaggaggaggaacccgTGACCGCCTTTGAGAGCACCGACAGCGGAGTCTTGGGcgatgaagatgatgacgaAGAAGAGGACATCGCtcttcaaacagatgaagagaCCGTCTTCAGTGAAGACATCTCCTACGACACAAccgacgatgacgatgatgaagatATCGACAACAGCTCATTTGAGCTCCACGAacacgaagaagaaaaagaaacacttgtTGCCGCTGAAaaggacgatgatgatgatgatgacgacgatgaagTCAAATTCGAGTCCTCAGAGGGCGAGGATGACGAGCaggacgacgatgatgatgacgaagacaacgatgatgatgatgatgttgatgaagtCTTGCTTGCAG CTTCCACTGCAGCAGCGTCCACcggccagcaggaggcgctAAAGACCGAGGCGGACCAggacgatgaagaggaagaagacccCAAACAGGCTGAAGAGCAGACTGAGGAGGCTGAAGCAGGAACAACTG CCGGCGCTCTCCAGGAGGAcgagggcgaggggggcggaGACAAAGAGGACGGAGACAAGGAGCCGGGCGCCGGACTGAAGAGGACCGTGGACGAGCCCGAGGACGAGCAGGAGGAAGACTACGACGAAGGCGGCGAGGAGAAGGCCTCGGTGGACGTGAGCAGACCGGTGGAGGAGGCCGCAG TGTGTCCCTGTATGAACTCCGCCAAGGCCAAAGAGCCCGCCGCCGAGACGgaggacagaaaag ATGCTCCGAGGAGAGTTTCcgctgtgaggaggagaaaag AGGCTGTGAAGGCCGAGGAGAAGCCCACACGTAAAG GTCTGCCCAGGGTTGCGGTCCTGGAGCCCCCGAGGACCAGGAGACTCCCGCCTCCTTTCAGAG CCAAGAGAGCGGAAAAGACTCCGACCAAGActccaaaaaaaa AGACGGAGACTAAAAAACAAGACGACGTCCCAGAATCTGAACAAGAAG TCGGCCCCTGCAGACCTGCTCCGGTCTACTGCCCGGCCCCCCCCGGCTGGTACG TCCACCACGTCGTCACCGACAAcccgtaccccccccccaccatgccAG CTCCTTCCGCTCCGGTTGTGACCGCCCACCCCGCCGGAGCTCCGCCCCTTTACCCGCAGCCGCCGCTCTACGCGCACTACCAGCCCTACCAGCCGTACCCGCCGTACCCCCCCATGCAGCCGCCGGCGTGGCCTCAGGCGGAGCCGGGGGCCCCCGTCCCTCCGGGGGAGGCCCCCGTGGAGCCGGGGGTCCAGCCTGCGGCCCACG CAGAGAGCGTtgagcaggaagtgaaggaggCTGCTTCCACCGCCGGAG ATGCGACTGCTTcaattgacaaaaacaaagctgCCGCTGCAAAGAAAG AGCCAACgttaagaaaagagaaaaaaagtccGACAGGGGTGAAGAAAG AGTCAGCCGTGAGAGACAAAACCAAACCTGCTGCTAAGAAAG ACGCGGCTCTGAAAGAGAAAACCAAACCTGCTGCTAAGAAAG AGGCCGAAGCCGCTCGACAGCTGAAGAAATCGGCCTCTGAGGAGAAAG AAGCGCCGCCCGCCAGGAGCAAAGTCAAGGCTTCTGTGGCCAAGAGAG GCCCAGAACCGCGTCCGCAGCCCACGGAACTGAGATCCCGGCCGGAGGCGGCGAGGAGGGCGAATGCCACGTCTCAGGCGAAGGAGCAGAAAGCCGCCGGGGCTCCGTCTGAACCAG ACAAAACAAGATCCAAATTATTGGCGGACAAGAAAA GCAGAGCTGAGAAGGCCGAGAGGAAAGGTGTCAGAGAGGCCGAAG AAGAAACGCAGGTCGATGACAACGCGGCGGCAAAGAAGAAACCAA gccaGCGGTACTTCCAGTGCATCTACGTCCCCGGTAAAAGCGCACAGTACCCCttgcgacctttgaccccggccGTGTCCCCCGCCATGATGACGCCcgccatcaggtccatgttggagcagcagcagagggcggCGAGGACGTCGGGACAATAG
- the LOC120808243 gene encoding uncharacterized protein LOC120808243 isoform X7 — MTESVEARSSASSTTTMVIDGSNAAAARGPKKTFSDDLHSTFSSPLAWILVLALIITWSCVFVIMFDLVDYKTVSGGLSRIGSDPLKAVNDAVEESTNAIGAVLKFVAGLVAPEDEEGNLYAVRKKDSRWLEEEEEEVKIKKAKREFLPSRSKVIEMQVNAIPPVIEIVEEEDEDVGDEEGEEGGEAAGEEEEEEEEEEEYKKEEEEEEEEEEEEEDELDEDEEDYEEEYEEEYDEEYKEYYEEEADEGEEEEEGVEGEEEEEEEEEEAEEEEEEEEEDEEEEGGEEENSDGEGVETAADEEEVEVMAEEEEGEEEEEEAAEGVEEEEEDGEEKKDTNEEEGGEEESNEERVKTAADEEEDELKAEEEMGDDEEQLEAAAEDEGEEEKEPEAVSAEIDDKEEDDDDGDDDGDEEEEEENPDAADEDDVVASEPAAADADDDEVSPEPPSSSSEEEDSAASPDSDVSDSHDEDDEDDDAFTDTSEVSGSALPRDEEDDEDDKLAEGVVTSDSEDELQLHLPPVLAASEDDEDNEDQKPAEEEGLPPLPVEDDDDDIDDEHLDGDVRVAEDAAAAAAAAAAAAADDAADNDDDDDDDDLDQSEDDISVASSDHFADDEDDEEDGDLGDLDDDDKPGEVTEEDHRDDGVDEEEEEEEEEEPVTAFESTDSGVLGDEDDDEEEDIALQTDEETVFSEDISYDTTDDDDDEDIDNSSFELHEHEEEKETLVAAEKDDDDDDDDDEVKFESSEGEDDEQDDDDDDEDNDDDDDVDEVLLAASTAAASTGQQEALKTEADQDDEEEEDPKQAEEQTEEAEAGTTAGALQEDEGEGGGDKEDGDKEPGAGLKRTVDEPEDEQEEDYDEGGEEKASVDVSRPVEEAAVCPCMNSAKAKEPAAETEDRKDAPRRVSAVRRRKEAVKAEEKPTRKGLPRVAVLEPPRTRRLPPPFRAKRAEKTPTKTPKKKTETKKQDDVPESEQEVGPCRPAPVYCPAPPGWYVHHVVTDNPYPPPTMPAPSAPVVTAHPAGAPPLYPQPPLYAHYQPYQPYPPYPPMQPPAWPQAEPGAPVPPGEAPVEPGVQPAAHAAESVEQEVKEAASTAGDATASIDKNKAAAAKKEPTLRKEKKSPTGVKKESAVRDKTKPAAKKDAALKEKTKPAAKKEAEAARQLKKSASEEKEAPPARSKVKASVAKRGTTSTGPEPRPQPTELRSRPEAARRANATSQAKEQKAAGAPSEPDKTRSKLLADKKSRAEKAERKGVREAEDGEEPSQAKETQVDDNAAAKKKPSQRYFQCIYVPGKSAQYPLRPLTPAVSPAMMTPAIRSMLEQQQRAARTSGQ, encoded by the exons AGGCCTCAGCAGGATCGGCTCGGACCCCCTGAAGGCGGTCAACGACGCCGTGGAGGAGTCCACCAACGCCATCGGCGCCGTGTTGAAGTTCGTGGCCGGCCTGGTCGCTCCGGAAGATGAAGAAG GGAATCTCTACGCCgtgaggaaaaaag ATTCAAGatggttggaggaggaggaggaggaggtgaagattAAGAAAGCAAAAA GAGAATTTCTACCTTCCAGAAGTAAAG TTATTGAGATGCAAGTGAACGCAATACCACCGGTGATCGAaattgtggaggaggaggacgaagatgTGGGAGacgaggaaggagaagagggaggggaggctgctggtgaagaggaggaggaggaggaagaggaggaggagtacaagaaggaggaggaggaggaggaggaggaggaggaggaggaggaggatgaactagacgaggatgaggaggattaTGAGGAGGAGTATGAAGAGGAGTATGATGAGGAATATAAAGAATATTATGAGGAGGAAGCtgatgaaggggaggaggaagaagaaggagtggagggggaggaagaggaagaagaggaagaggaggaagcagaggaggaggaggaggaggaagaagaagacgaggaggaggagggaggagaagaagagaactCAGACGGAGAGGGAGTTGAAACagctgctgatgaagaggaagttgaggtgatggcagaagaagaggagggtgaagaagaggaggaggaagcagcagagggagttgaagaggaggaagaggacggagaagaaaaaaaagacacaaacgaggaggagggaggagaagaggagtcaAATGAAGAGAGAGTTAAAACAGCtgccgatgaagaggaggatgagttGAAGGCAGAAGAGGAGATGGGCGATGATGAAGAACAGTTGGAGGCAGCAGCTGAAGATGAGggtgaagaggagaaggaacCGGAAGCTGTTTCAGCTGAAATTGatgacaaagaagaagatgatgatgatggtgatgatgacggtgatgaagaggaagaagaagagaacccagatgctgctgatgaagatgatgtCGTGGCCTCTGAACCTGCAGCCGCTGATGCTGACGATGATGAAGTTTCTCCtgaacccccctcctcctcctctgaggagGAAGACTCGGCGGCGTCTCCCGATTCTGACGTCTCTGACAGCCACGATGAAGACGACGAAGATGACGACGCATTCACTGACACCTCGGAAGTCAGTGGATCTGCGCTCCCGAGGGACGAAGAAGACGACGAAGACGACAAATTAGCGGAGGGGGTCGTGACGTCagacagcgaggacgagctgcagCTTCATCTTCCTCCCGTTCTCGCAGCCAGTGAGGATGATGAAGACAACGAAGATCAAAAACCTGCTGAGGAGGAAGGTCTTCCTCCTTTACCTGTTGAGGATGACGATGACGACATTGACGATGAACACCTGGACGGAGACGTCCGAGTGGCCgaggacgctgctgctgctgctgctgctgctgctgctgctgctgctgatgatgctgctgataatgatgatgatgatgatgatgatgatctggaccaatcagaggaCGACATCTCCGTCGCCTCCTCTGACCACTTTGCggacgatgaagatgatgaggaagaCGGTGACCTCGGAGACCTCGACGATGACGACAAACCAGGTGAGGTCACTGAAGAAGACCACCGTGACGACGGTgttgacgaagaggaggaggaggaagaggaggaggaacccgTGACCGCCTTTGAGAGCACCGACAGCGGAGTCTTGGGcgatgaagatgatgacgaAGAAGAGGACATCGCtcttcaaacagatgaagagaCCGTCTTCAGTGAAGACATCTCCTACGACACAAccgacgatgacgatgatgaagatATCGACAACAGCTCATTTGAGCTCCACGAacacgaagaagaaaaagaaacacttgtTGCCGCTGAAaaggacgatgatgatgatgatgacgacgatgaagTCAAATTCGAGTCCTCAGAGGGCGAGGATGACGAGCaggacgacgatgatgatgacgaagacaacgatgatgatgatgatgttgatgaagtCTTGCTTGCAG CTTCCACTGCAGCAGCGTCCACcggccagcaggaggcgctAAAGACCGAGGCGGACCAggacgatgaagaggaagaagacccCAAACAGGCTGAAGAGCAGACTGAGGAGGCTGAAGCAGGAACAACTG CCGGCGCTCTCCAGGAGGAcgagggcgaggggggcggaGACAAAGAGGACGGAGACAAGGAGCCGGGCGCCGGACTGAAGAGGACCGTGGACGAGCCCGAGGACGAGCAGGAGGAAGACTACGACGAAGGCGGCGAGGAGAAGGCCTCGGTGGACGTGAGCAGACCGGTGGAGGAGGCCGCAG TGTGTCCCTGTATGAACTCCGCCAAGGCCAAAGAGCCCGCCGCCGAGACGgaggacagaaaag ATGCTCCGAGGAGAGTTTCcgctgtgaggaggagaaaag AGGCTGTGAAGGCCGAGGAGAAGCCCACACGTAAAG GTCTGCCCAGGGTTGCGGTCCTGGAGCCCCCGAGGACCAGGAGACTCCCGCCTCCTTTCAGAG CCAAGAGAGCGGAAAAGACTCCGACCAAGActccaaaaaaaa AGACGGAGACTAAAAAACAAGACGACGTCCCAGAATCTGAACAAGAAG TCGGCCCCTGCAGACCTGCTCCGGTCTACTGCCCGGCCCCCCCCGGCTGGTACG TCCACCACGTCGTCACCGACAAcccgtaccccccccccaccatgccAG CTCCTTCCGCTCCGGTTGTGACCGCCCACCCCGCCGGAGCTCCGCCCCTTTACCCGCAGCCGCCGCTCTACGCGCACTACCAGCCCTACCAGCCGTACCCGCCGTACCCCCCCATGCAGCCGCCGGCGTGGCCTCAGGCGGAGCCGGGGGCCCCCGTCCCTCCGGGGGAGGCCCCCGTGGAGCCGGGGGTCCAGCCTGCGGCCCACG CAGCAGAGAGCGTtgagcaggaagtgaaggaggCTGCTTCCACCGCCGGAG ATGCGACTGCTTcaattgacaaaaacaaagctgCCGCTGCAAAGAAAG AGCCAACgttaagaaaagagaaaaaaagtccGACAGGGGTGAAGAAAG AGTCAGCCGTGAGAGACAAAACCAAACCTGCTGCTAAGAAAG ACGCGGCTCTGAAAGAGAAAACCAAACCTGCTGCTAAGAAAG AGGCCGAAGCCGCTCGACAGCTGAAGAAATCGGCCTCTGAGGAGAAAG AAGCGCCGCCCGCCAGGAGCAAAGTCAAGGCTTCTGTGGCCAAGAGAGGTACGACGTCCACAG GCCCAGAACCGCGTCCGCAGCCCACGGAACTGAGATCCCGGCCGGAGGCGGCGAGGAGGGCGAATGCCACGTCTCAGGCGAAGGAGCAGAAAGCCGCCGGGGCTCCGTCTGAACCAG ACAAAACAAGATCCAAATTATTGGCGGACAAGAAAA GCAGAGCTGAGAAGGCCGAGAGGAAAGGTGTCAGAGAGGCCGAAG ATGGAGAAGAACCATCACAGGCCA AAGAAACGCAGGTCGATGACAACGCGGCGGCAAAGAAGAAACCAA gccaGCGGTACTTCCAGTGCATCTACGTCCCCGGTAAAAGCGCACAGTACCCCttgcgacctttgaccccggccGTGTCCCCCGCCATGATGACGCCcgccatcaggtccatgttggagcagcagcagagggcggCGAGGACGTCGGGACAATAG